In Silene latifolia isolate original U9 population chromosome 3, ASM4854445v1, whole genome shotgun sequence, a single window of DNA contains:
- the LOC141649090 gene encoding uncharacterized protein LOC141649090 gives MKYLSFCNNLHKKVKVNEHVSAMFQRKLPTKCSDPGMFTIPCIIGNTKIKKAMLDLGGSINVMPYSLYQFMKLGPLHDTSVVIQLADRLNVYPKGIIEDVLVLVDNLIFPAGFYVLDMEHDKHAAHIMLGWPFLKTASTTIDV, from the coding sequence ATGAAATATCTCTCCTTTTGCAACAACTTGCATAAAAAAGTGAAGGTTAATGAACATGTGTCTGCTATGTTTCAAAGAAAATTACCTACTAAGTGTAGTGATCCGGGCATGTTCACTATCCCTTGCATCATTGGAAACACTAAGATTAAAAAGGCCATGTTAGATTTAGGAGGTTCTATTAATGTGATGCCTTACTCCTTGTACCAATTTATGAAACTTGGTCCTTTGCATGATACTAGTGTTGTTATTCAGTTAGCTGATAGATTGAATGTCTACCCAAAGGGGATTATCGAGGATGTGCTTGTTTTGGTTGATAATCTTATCTTTCCTGCCGGTTTTTATGTGCTAGACATGGAACATGATAAACATGCGGCTCATATTATGTTAGGTTGGCCATTCTTGAAAACTGCTAGCACTACGATTGATGTGTAG